From a single Aggregatilinea lenta genomic region:
- a CDS encoding FxLYD domain-containing protein, giving the protein MARGRIGIALLLVGLIALAGCGTGGDSQEPVIRVATQIPPDADFITYRDPNGVFSLRMPPDWIAGELPDANGVRVQFTDVDGGQAVTRLSVYVVNTGAPMTPEAFAEAVNTYQPPADLAQYEWTEVERADMPDGSRRITGVRTYPLLGPRSMNIYLEGDGSLFSALEVDLTGANDDLLSTLSAVINTFRVDPQAELAVGAVQQAAGVTSYSGVIRFNGYLAWTDPSGVFHITGEAINTTQQPLEAVRLSGVLYDAQGRRLVEQSDILSVDVLGAGEGAPFDLRFEGGKPPAAVRYELNVAGRDAEFTLADFYGPGNFTVANDEAIYNDRGNLVIRGELANTGPSLATAVRVVVGIWDDQGHVVAAQTVFVNDQELVPQEATGFEVTFYDLGGPALNYTLSVVGSVGEGE; this is encoded by the coding sequence ATGGCGCGCGGACGCATAGGGATCGCACTACTTCTGGTCGGCCTGATCGCGCTGGCGGGATGCGGCACGGGCGGTGACAGCCAGGAGCCTGTAATCCGCGTCGCCACGCAGATCCCGCCGGACGCCGACTTCATCACCTACCGCGACCCGAACGGCGTGTTCTCGCTGCGCATGCCGCCCGACTGGATCGCCGGGGAACTGCCCGACGCCAACGGCGTGCGCGTCCAGTTTACCGATGTGGATGGCGGGCAGGCCGTCACGCGGCTGAGCGTGTACGTGGTCAACACCGGCGCGCCGATGACGCCCGAAGCGTTCGCGGAGGCGGTCAACACCTACCAGCCGCCCGCCGACCTCGCGCAGTACGAGTGGACCGAGGTCGAGCGCGCGGACATGCCGGACGGATCGCGCCGCATCACGGGCGTGCGCACCTACCCGCTGCTCGGCCCCCGCAGCATGAATATTTACCTCGAGGGCGACGGATCCCTCTTTTCCGCGCTGGAAGTCGATCTCACCGGCGCGAACGACGATCTGCTGAGCACCCTCTCCGCCGTGATCAACACCTTCCGCGTCGATCCGCAGGCCGAGCTGGCAGTGGGCGCGGTGCAGCAGGCGGCGGGCGTGACTTCGTACAGCGGCGTGATTCGCTTCAACGGCTACCTCGCCTGGACCGATCCGAGCGGCGTGTTCCACATCACCGGGGAGGCGATCAACACCACGCAGCAGCCCCTCGAAGCCGTGCGCCTGAGCGGGGTGCTCTACGACGCGCAGGGGCGGCGGCTGGTCGAACAGTCCGATATCCTCTCGGTGGACGTGCTGGGCGCGGGCGAGGGCGCGCCGTTCGACCTGCGCTTCGAGGGCGGCAAGCCCCCGGCGGCGGTGCGCTACGAATTGAACGTCGCCGGGCGCGACGCGGAGTTCACCCTGGCCGATTTTTACGGGCCGGGCAATTTCACCGTCGCCAACGACGAGGCGATCTACAACGACCGGGGCAACCTCGTGATCCGGGGCGAGCTGGCGAACACCGGCCCCAGCCTCGCGACGGCGGTGCGCGTGGTGGTGGGCATCTGGGACGACCAGGGCCACGTCGTCGCGGCGCAGACGGTCTTCGTCAACGATCAGGAACTCGTCCCGCAGGAAGCGACCGGCTTCGAGGTGACGTTCTACGACCTCGGCGGCCCCGCCCTCAACTACACGCTGAGCGTGGTGGGCAGCGTGGGCGAAGGGGAGTAG